One window of Vibrio alfacsensis genomic DNA carries:
- a CDS encoding PEP-CTERM sorting domain-containing protein (PEP-CTERM proteins occur, often in large numbers, in the proteomes of bacteria that also encode an exosortase, a predicted intramembrane cysteine proteinase. The presence of a PEP-CTERM domain at a protein's C-terminus predicts cleavage within the sorting domain, followed by covalent anchoring to some some component of the (usually Gram-negative) cell surface. Many PEP-CTERM proteins exhibit an unusual sequence composition that includes large numbers of potential glycosylation sites. Expression of one such protein has been shown restore the ability of a bacterium to form floc, a type of biofilm.), whose translation MPGSTASDIGLTNVSPSGQVTLWDVDTVSNDCGGGCNLNGLNPSLEAPDGEWELVFSLGSQGFNNIQTFTWTTDDFSLGLDDFGLVGVRAQQQCSGSNTLENGNSDCGGSDKSYGSAGGVTPRNIIPEPTSLFVFGLGLIMVSTLGRRRQH comes from the coding sequence ATGCCTGGAAGCACTGCTAGCGACATTGGTTTAACTAATGTTTCCCCATCTGGACAAGTAACATTGTGGGATGTCGATACTGTTTCAAATGATTGTGGTGGGGGGTGTAATCTCAATGGCTTAAATCCGAGTTTAGAAGCTCCAGACGGAGAATGGGAACTTGTGTTTAGTCTAGGCAGCCAAGGGTTCAATAATATTCAAACCTTTACATGGACCACGGATGATTTTTCACTTGGTCTGGATGATTTTGGACTTGTCGGGGTAAGGGCACAACAACAATGTTCTGGTTCGAATACTCTCGAAAATGGGAACAGTGATTGTGGTGGGAGTGACAAATCTTATGGTAGCGCTGGCGGCGTTACACCGAGAAATATTATTCCAGAACCGACATCGCTGTTTGTATTTGGCCTTGGTTTAATTATGGTCAGTACGCTTGGTCGTAGACGCCAACACTAA
- a CDS encoding SLC13 family permease, which translates to MWEQGFVLAILFGIITCLLVTKIKPSYIFAGAAFIAFMTGMVELKTIANNFTNPSLLTLVMLILVSCALEKTLLISWVSRNISEGRLGHVIAKMSISTALLSSFTNNTAVVVSMLGAIKRNQQHAPSKLLIPLSYAAIFGGTLTLIGTSTNLIINSFVEDAGLPSLTFFTPTLIGLCILVGGVLVLIPLSYLLPNYDDQGHGELPYFLEARVEPNSNLVGRTISENKLRALRKLFLAEVVRNGVSMPSIGPDFVLQANDRLLFCGEVDSVATLQDIPGLTLFGNQSVNGQNFIEVFVSSSASICQQTLKESRFRDRFDAAVVAIRRGHERLDGGLGNITLEPGDTLILLPGKRFESERKAHRKEFMMVSDLDAGTRLDAKTSTGVLLGFATVIALTLLGIVPIIKGLALYLIALIAFDIIHIADLKRRFPTDIVMIVGSALSIAQWMITSGLSEQMGSLFINTFNGSGVFGALVATYLMTLILTELVTNNAAAALSFPIAYSMAMGYGVDPMPFIMAVLFGASASFISPYGYQTNLLVYSVGNYKLSDYIRMGVPISIVYSILVLTLIPVFFPF; encoded by the coding sequence ATGTGGGAACAAGGATTCGTACTCGCCATATTATTCGGCATCATTACTTGCCTGCTTGTAACAAAAATAAAGCCAAGTTATATCTTTGCGGGTGCCGCTTTTATTGCATTTATGACAGGGATGGTTGAGCTAAAAACGATTGCTAACAACTTTACCAACCCGTCATTATTAACCTTGGTAATGCTCATTCTTGTGTCTTGTGCGCTTGAGAAAACGCTGTTAATCAGTTGGGTCAGTCGCAACATCTCTGAGGGACGTCTTGGCCATGTCATTGCAAAGATGAGCATTTCGACAGCGCTACTTTCTTCATTCACCAACAACACCGCTGTCGTGGTTTCTATGCTCGGTGCAATAAAACGCAATCAACAGCACGCCCCGTCAAAACTTCTTATTCCTCTCTCTTACGCGGCCATTTTTGGAGGAACGCTGACACTCATCGGAACATCAACGAATTTAATCATCAACAGCTTTGTAGAAGATGCTGGATTGCCTAGCCTAACGTTTTTCACTCCGACACTCATTGGCCTTTGTATTCTCGTTGGTGGAGTATTAGTGTTGATCCCTCTTAGTTACTTACTCCCTAATTATGATGATCAGGGTCATGGTGAACTGCCCTACTTTTTAGAAGCTCGAGTTGAACCAAATTCCAATTTAGTCGGACGCACAATCAGCGAAAATAAACTACGCGCACTGCGAAAGCTCTTTTTGGCCGAAGTCGTGCGTAATGGCGTCAGTATGCCATCGATTGGCCCTGATTTTGTGCTGCAGGCAAATGACCGATTACTCTTTTGTGGCGAAGTGGACAGTGTCGCCACGTTACAAGATATTCCAGGTTTAACACTCTTTGGCAACCAAAGCGTCAACGGCCAAAACTTTATCGAGGTTTTCGTTAGCTCGTCAGCCTCTATATGCCAACAAACGCTAAAAGAAAGCAGATTTCGAGACCGATTTGACGCTGCCGTGGTAGCGATTCGACGTGGTCATGAGCGCTTAGACGGAGGACTTGGTAATATCACTCTAGAGCCAGGAGATACGTTAATATTACTACCTGGTAAACGCTTTGAGTCTGAGCGAAAAGCCCATAGAAAAGAATTCATGATGGTGAGTGATCTCGATGCCGGCACGCGCTTGGACGCCAAAACATCAACCGGAGTTCTCCTAGGTTTTGCTACTGTTATCGCATTAACCTTGCTCGGTATTGTGCCAATAATCAAAGGACTCGCACTCTATCTCATCGCATTGATCGCCTTTGATATTATTCACATCGCAGATCTAAAACGACGTTTCCCAACGGATATCGTCATGATTGTAGGGTCAGCACTTTCCATCGCCCAATGGATGATAACGTCGGGGCTTTCAGAGCAAATGGGCTCTCTCTTCATCAATACATTCAATGGTTCAGGTGTATTTGGTGCTTTGGTTGCTACCTATTTGATGACACTAATATTGACTGAATTAGTCACCAATAATGCGGCCGCCGCACTCAGTTTTCCCATCGCTTACAGCATGGCCATGGGTTATGGGGTAGACCCTATGCCTTTCATCATGGCCGTCCTATTTGGCGCAAGCGCTAGCTTTATTTCTCCATATGGCTATCAAACCAACTTACTTGTCTATAGCGTAGGCAACTACAAGTTATCCGATTACATTCGCATGGGTGTACCAATCTCGATTGTGTACTCGATCTTGGTACTCACCTTGATCCCTGTCTTTTTTCCATTTTAA
- the cysD gene encoding sulfate adenylyltransferase subunit CysD has protein sequence MEPQRLTHLQLLEAESIHIIREVAAEFDNPVMLYSIGKDSSVMLHLARKAFFPGKIPFPLLHVDTDWKFKEMIAFRDRIAKQYGFDLLVHKNPEGLAMGCSPFVHGSSKHTDIMKTQGLKQALNQYGFDAAFGGARRDEEKSRAKERVYSFRDKNHTWDPKNQRPELWKTYNGQVNKGESIRVFPLSNWTELDIWQYIYLEDIEIVPLYLADKRPVVERDGMLIMIDDDRMKLKPGESIQHRSVRFRTLGCYPLTGAIESNAKTLTEVIEEMLVATSSERQGRAIDHDHSGSMELKKRQGYF, from the coding sequence ATGGAACCACAACGCCTAACCCACCTCCAGCTACTCGAAGCGGAAAGCATTCATATTATTCGCGAAGTCGCTGCTGAATTTGATAACCCAGTGATGCTGTACTCCATCGGGAAAGACTCTTCGGTGATGTTACATCTCGCAAGGAAAGCGTTCTTTCCCGGGAAAATTCCATTCCCTCTCCTCCATGTGGACACTGATTGGAAGTTCAAGGAAATGATCGCTTTTCGCGATCGGATTGCCAAACAATATGGCTTCGACCTTTTGGTCCATAAAAACCCTGAGGGATTGGCTATGGGGTGCAGCCCTTTTGTTCACGGCTCATCGAAGCATACCGATATCATGAAAACACAAGGTTTAAAACAGGCTCTAAATCAATATGGGTTTGATGCGGCTTTTGGCGGAGCAAGGCGTGATGAGGAAAAATCTAGAGCCAAAGAACGCGTGTATTCATTTCGCGATAAAAATCATACATGGGATCCAAAGAATCAACGTCCTGAGCTCTGGAAAACTTATAATGGCCAAGTCAACAAAGGAGAAAGTATCCGAGTTTTCCCTTTATCAAACTGGACTGAACTTGATATTTGGCAATACATCTACCTTGAAGATATCGAGATCGTACCCCTATACCTTGCTGACAAACGGCCCGTCGTTGAACGCGATGGGATGCTCATTATGATTGACGACGATCGCATGAAACTAAAACCTGGTGAATCCATCCAGCACAGGAGCGTACGTTTTCGTACATTAGGTTGCTACCCACTGACCGGTGCTATTGAATCTAATGCAAAAACACTGACAGAAGTCATTGAAGAAATGCTCGTTGCAACCTCAAGCGAGCGCCAAGGAAGAGCCATTGATCACGATCACTCTGGCTCAATGGAACTCAAAAAGCGTCAAGGCTATTTCTGA
- the cysN gene encoding sulfate adenylyltransferase subunit CysN: MNSTIATQLAELGIDGYLKQHQYKSMLRFITCGSVDDGKSTLIGRLLHDSKQIYEDQLAAVRSDSQRVGTTGERPDLALLVDGLQAEREQGITIDVAYRYFSTQKRKFIIADTPGHEQYTRNMATGASTSEVAVILIDARKGVLDQTRRHSFIASLLGIKHFVVAINKMDLVGYSQQCFETIRNDYLAFAKHLNGKINIHIIPISALEGDNVVLKNNHLSWFDGPSLLELLESIDINQVKMESDFRLPIQYVNRPNLDFRGFSGTVSSGTLNVGDAVKVLPSGKTSSIARIVTFDGDLQQASKGRAITVTLDDEIDISRGDLLVKEHANITLSNRLVANVVWMTEQPLATDRNYDIKIAGKKTNGRVTDIDHQYNINNLSQHQTKELPLNGIGLCEWEFSDNLPVDSYQECADTGGFIVIDPLTNVTVGAGMIKACLASTLKTVSSTPHPEHHFSSFELELNALIRKHFPHWGAKDIRELPKK; encoded by the coding sequence ATGAATAGCACGATAGCAACTCAATTAGCTGAACTGGGTATTGACGGCTATCTCAAGCAACATCAATACAAATCAATGCTTAGGTTTATAACCTGTGGGTCTGTCGATGACGGCAAAAGTACATTAATCGGGAGGCTGCTTCATGACTCAAAGCAAATTTATGAAGATCAGCTCGCTGCTGTGCGCTCAGACAGCCAACGAGTCGGGACGACAGGAGAAAGGCCAGATTTAGCATTACTTGTAGACGGCCTGCAAGCGGAACGAGAACAAGGAATCACCATTGATGTGGCGTATCGTTATTTCTCAACCCAAAAAAGAAAGTTCATCATCGCAGATACACCTGGCCATGAGCAATATACAAGGAATATGGCAACTGGCGCATCAACCAGTGAGGTTGCCGTAATCCTTATCGACGCAAGGAAAGGCGTGCTCGATCAAACCCGACGTCATTCATTTATCGCAAGCCTGCTCGGTATTAAGCACTTTGTGGTTGCTATCAATAAGATGGACTTAGTCGGATACTCACAACAATGCTTTGAAACGATTCGTAACGATTACCTCGCCTTTGCCAAACACCTAAACGGGAAAATCAATATCCATATCATTCCCATCTCTGCACTTGAGGGAGACAACGTCGTTCTGAAAAATAATCACTTATCTTGGTTCGACGGGCCATCGCTATTGGAATTGCTAGAAAGCATCGACATTAACCAAGTGAAAATGGAAAGTGATTTTCGCCTACCGATACAATATGTAAACCGTCCGAATTTAGACTTTCGCGGTTTTTCAGGGACCGTATCTTCAGGCACCTTAAACGTTGGGGACGCGGTTAAAGTACTTCCATCAGGGAAGACATCTTCAATAGCCCGTATTGTCACTTTTGATGGCGACCTCCAACAAGCAAGCAAAGGCCGAGCCATCACCGTCACACTCGATGATGAGATTGACATTAGCCGTGGTGATTTATTGGTAAAAGAACATGCTAACATCACACTGAGTAACCGACTCGTCGCTAACGTCGTTTGGATGACTGAACAGCCACTTGCCACTGACCGAAACTACGACATCAAAATTGCAGGCAAAAAAACGAACGGTCGCGTTACCGATATCGATCATCAGTACAACATCAATAATCTATCCCAGCATCAAACAAAAGAATTACCATTGAATGGAATAGGTTTATGTGAATGGGAATTCTCTGATAACTTGCCTGTCGATAGCTATCAAGAATGTGCGGATACGGGAGGCTTCATTGTTATCGACCCATTAACCAACGTCACAGTCGGTGCAGGAATGATAAAAGCTTGCCTCGCCTCAACACTGAAAACCGTCAGTTCAACTCCTCACCCAGAACATCATTTTTCATCATTTGAACTCGAACTCAATGCGCTAATTCGTAAACACTTCCCTCATTGGGGAGCCAAAGACATCCGTGAACTACCAAAAAAGTAA